From a single Rutidosis leptorrhynchoides isolate AG116_Rl617_1_P2 chromosome 5, CSIRO_AGI_Rlap_v1, whole genome shotgun sequence genomic region:
- the LOC139850227 gene encoding protein NDR1-like gives MGYVIRCRSFIILVLATITTVIVVCVYYTTPSDPSFTINDFYVSALNLSDISSTTTTANQTLFFDLKLHNKNKAMGAFYDPVQVTFSYVPNIKLTFVVAEFTIPKFDQHSRRSKHVRETVTTRGIVPYNRNVTSSVFIVDVLTKVGFTSPAYRKKGTVHVVANVRVGQNGQKDTKKGIKLFDSGADEFGHGYGGLKMQIGLLILLEVLLNSRVG, from the coding sequence ATGGGATATGTCATAAGATGCCGGTCCTTCATCATATTAGTGTTAGCGACCATTACAACAGTGATTGTTGTATGTGTGTATTACACCACCCCATCAGATCCTTCTTTTACCATCAATGATTTTTACGTCTCCGCTCTAAACTTATCAGACATTTCCTCCACTACCACCACCGCCAATCAGACCCTCTTCTTCGACTTGAAACTCCATAACAAGAATAAGGCCATGGGAGCTTTCTATGATCCAGTTCAAGTCACATTTTCTTACGTCCCCAATATCAAATTGACTTTCGTTGTAGCAGAATTCACCATACCCAAGTTTGACCAACATAGCCGCAGAAGCAAGCATGTGAGAGAAACCGTGACTACTCGTGGCATAGTCCCTTATAATAGGAATGTGACGTCATCTGTTTTTATTGTAGATGTGCTCACTAAAGTTGGGTTTACGTCACCTGCGTACCGTAAGAAGGGGACAGTTCATGTGGTAGCCAACGTGAGAGTCGGACAAAATGGACAGAAGGATACAAAGAAAGGCATTAAACTCTTTGATTCTGGTGCAGATGAATTTGGGCATGGGTATGGTGGTTTAAAGATGCAAATAGGATTATTGATcctgttggaggttttattaaattctCGTGTAggataa